AGAAAATCCATACTGAAAGAAAAAACCAAATATTTTTTGGTgcaacataaaaacagcaaTCCTTGACCATTTTTTCACAcatcatacacaaatacactgtGACAAGAAGCTATATATGTAAACATGTGTGTCTGGTATTCTTTAAAAACTGAGCTTTTAGATGTTAACAGCTGTCTTGAGCTGATTTTGGAAGTTGCAACAAAGTTATGgagattgttttctcagccAAACCTGCAGATGTCATTTTAGAGAGACGAGCTGGAAACTGGTTTGAAAATATGGCACAACAGTCAAACATCAGGACGCTTTGAGTCCACATGACACTCTTCTCTTTatctgccccccaccccccttacTCTCCTGGTACGGGAGCCCTCGCTGGCAGCTTGGCAGAAGCCGCTCCCTCACGCGAAGCAGCAGAGTGCAGGGTCCTGGGCCCCAGACAGGAGCCCAAGCTGGTCTCAGCCTCCCAACATGTTGAGCTGGCCTGCCTTGGGCACAGCCAAATGGTTCTGCAGCTGCCCCTTTGTCCCCCTTCCTTAAGTAAACAAAGGACAGAAACAAATTAATGACCTACATTCACAGCAAACCTCGCACGGCCTCCTCgcgcagagagagagcagttgTCTATAAGCAGATGTTCACTTACAACACTGCAGATTGCAATTAATGATCACCAAGCAGCACATACCCAAAGGATAGGGTTGCTGTATTTTCTACAGCAATTTTAtcatgtctgctgtctgtctgaagtGACGATTGAATACAGTGCTGAGAGCACGTACCTCAAAAACTGACTTTTTGAATAGTTTGGATgttttaactgaaaaaaaaaatgtaattttaaaaggAGACATCTCCCAAAACTGTAAAGCATAATAATaagataaatacatttcaaataattGCTGCCTTTAAATGGAATggaatgtatgcatgtatgaatacaggtttttaataaaaaataattgaacCCGAACCAAACTGAAATCTTTTTAACACTTCCAAGTTTTTTAAACTAATATTAGGCATTCTTCAGACAGAGGACAATGTTGTAAAGATTAGGAGTGAGTTTATCGCGTGAGTGTGCGTTGGGGGCTTACTGAAGAGACCATCTGTGGCCTAATGAACACTGCTCCTTGGCTTCAGAGTGCAGGGGCTTTTAATGCATCTGTAAGAGAAGGTTTACTGGTTTACTGAGCAGCAATACATTAGCTAAAGCTGATTTCTTTACTGGAAACCTGTACTTGAGGAGCTTTGGaatgaggctgtgtgtgtgtgtttcatgttcttatatcccggtggggactttaacctgaatgcacactaacccatggggacttgtgtcaccgtggggacaaacattgaggtccccatgggtagagactgctttttgaaggttaagacttggttttagggtacaggttacaattagatTAAGGTTAggattagggttagggtaagggttaaggttagggtaaggggatagggaaagcattatgtcaatgactgtcccccattgggatagtgtgtgtgtgtgtgttgcaggggGTTGGAGCTCAACAAGCTGCAGATATATCAGGAGTTGTGCAGGCACACGAAAGCACacagtgagcacacacacacacacacacacacacacacacacacacacacacacacacacacacacagacacagacacagacacagcaaGTGTACAGGCCATCATGTTGTGTCCAAGCACGGCTTAGTTTAGagcttctcacacacacaaacatgtacacacacatgcatataaacAACTTCCACCCACATCGCAAGTCACTGAGGAACAGAACACGAAAACCTCCTGCAACCTGCAACTCTGTGCGTCTATGTGCGGGCATGCGAGCTGCAAATAAGACAGGGTTACGCTGTAAATTACCAaagaaaatgtgcttaaaaaGATGTTACATTTGAATATTCAGTTAtctttgtgattttaatggcAGTAAAGAAACTGAGATGAAACTCAGCATCAACGTGAGCAGAAACAcagatatatataaaaactagCCGTGAttgcttttaatttgtccaagaaaaaaagcaaaaaagaatTTCACACATAGGTTGAATTTCAAGATTCTTATAATTTATTGCAGTTTgcacacaatttaaaaatgtcaacaacagcacaccaaaaaattacaaaactaaACACAATTAGAATTTACTCCTcttgagaagaaaaaaaaattaatcaaccCAACTATGATTGTCAAAGCTAAAAATGACTAAATCTGAAAAAAGGaacataaaagaaaagcaaagaaaattcTTAATCTCAAGGAGGAGCAAATATATCTGAATCAAAAtctgcttgttttttccccagacAGTGATTGTCCTTTTTCAAAACAGACTCAGTCATTTCGCGCCCCCGGCCCGCCACCCCCCACCCCTGCCTTTCCATAAACTGtcttttgaacattttatttttaaaccttgctttaaaaaaatctccCCCCTTTGTTTTCAAGTAAGCACAGCAAAAGATGGAGATGGAGTCTCGTCAGGGTGGTTACTTCACAGCGTCTTGAGCGGTTGACATCGCCCCCACAACTCCACCCCACACTCAcacttcaaaaataaaattaaaaaacagccCGGACTACAGCAGTTTAAGGCGGTCAAGTACAACCAGAGGAACAGAACggaacaaaaaaacagcagtaaTGATGAAAACAACAGCAGGATGGAGTGAGCCCATATGCAGAGACACTGCCAGTGAAGAAATAACGTTtcgagaaaaagaaaatgagacgATGCGGTGCAAACTGCCGCAATGTCACCCACACTGTTGTATTGGCAAGCCTGTAGGTGCCACCAGATGACAGGGCGGCACATACAACCTCCCCACCCACCACATGCACATCAATGGGGgcgtgcacacatacacacacacacacacacacacacacacacacacacacacacacacacacacacacacacacacacacacacacacacacacacacacacacacacacatatatctgAGTGAGGGGAAATGTGGAGCATTCACTTTTCAGTATGTTTTTGGATTGTATAAACGCTTGACCATTACTTTGaaattataacaaaacatttgagaggttaaaaagaactgaaaaaaaatattaaactgaTGTAGCCCCAACCCAAACACAGCAttcacatacaaaaaaaagttttcacatGATCATAATATAATAAGACATAATTTTTTGATAAATTCAATAAATTCCATGAATTTATACATGATTTTAAACAACTATTTCCCAATGCTCCACAGTATCAAATACTTCCATAGCATCAGAAATGGTTTCTAATAAAGGCATCTTTTCAgcaaaaaatctgattttatgtCTTTTAGCTTAAAAAGGTGCATTTAGTCATGCCAATTCTCTCCCATCTATCTCAATGTAAGGATAATGTTtaagaggaaaacacacacacacacacacacacacacacacacacacacatacagacatctTATAACACTCGCGCCACTGCGTTTAATGTGAAACACACTGCACTGAGTTGGGTGGGTTGTTGTACTGAATCAGCACGGCCCCGCTCAGCTCAGCACAGCTCGGCTCAACATGACGCAACACAGTGTGACAAAGATATCTGACCCTTCAACTTTCAGCAGGACAGTTTCAGCCTcgctcctttttttctctccccgtTATTCTTCACACTTTAGCCAAGTCACAGCCACATGAGTGCACTCAACAGACCTGAAATAAGTGCCCAATGAGCAGAAATAATTGAGAAATGGCTGCCGCTTGACCACGTCTAGAGAGCTGGAGAGGACGGAGACATAAGAGatggaaaacaaacatataGCAGTGGAGAAATTTAACgcctgaggaggagcaggaggaggaagtgctGGGTGGACGTAGATCTTCAGTAGGTTAAATTGACCGGTAATAACCAAgccacacactcataaacacacacacacacacacgcagcagaGAGATCAGTGCATATAGACACAGGTTTAAAATGCTTCATCATATCGCTTCAACATCCAACGGAAACACATTCTTCTAGGAGCCCAGCGACAGACCTACGACGAATAGAAAAAATCCAACTTTTCAATGTTAAAAGTGTTATGTTCAAACATTCCCCCCCGATGCAAAAACCACAACTTAAAGGTTTAAGACAAAATCaaattttcatgcattttttccATGGTCGTGAgaataatattcagtttttcaaCAGACCGCACCCTGGAGTAGTattcacaaagaaaagaaaaggaaagccCATTGTCAAATATTTGATCAATTACAATGTGTACAGTAATACagcaaattcacatttttattttaaaatatacaggtTTGGACGTCATGCAACAACAGCAGGTCCCATTacaaaaaaagtaacaaaataataataataataatcattaatttaaagaaaaaaattgtaacGGATTAAAGTTCTAAAACTATAGCAGAACAATATACAACAACCTTAAATTAAATACCTTTTCAACAAGAGATGTGTTAAAGACTGCCAGCtacatttaagaaaaaatctatttataacaataataattattataataatttgttttttatttttagaaaatacttCAAATTGATTGGAAGTGAAAAAAGGAGGCTGTGCATTGCATGAGTGCCATCagtttgtctgtcagtcagtcagctatACCCTGAACACACAACACCAAAGAGCTTAACAAGAGAAGCAGAGAGCGCTTCGCCAACACCTCCATGCcagtagaaaataaaattaatacacacaaaacacactcatacacacttaCGCACATCAGATGAAATTTTTGCCAGAGTAGTGCAGtatcgcgcacacacacacacgcacacacacacacacacacacatcttcaaactgtgcgtgtgtgtgtgtgtgtggtggtatTGACTTGTGGTGATCACAGTACCCGTTTAGTGTATTGTAATGCTTTTTCACTTCAGTGTGTTCGACCTGAACTCCTGCAGTGGTGCTTGCTGTCTGTGGAACTGGGACCGATACGCTGGCCAGCGTTGGAGTGTTTTGTCTgagatgaaacacaaacaagtgtGAAAACTCTTCAAAAAGGCGAGACATTCTCAATGGGACCCATGTCCTTAGACGCAATGAAAACCACCAAACAGAACTTATGccaaataaaaataagagtcagaataaaataaaataaaacaaaattaccccaaaaacaacaaaaaaactcagTAGTAACATTTTCATGTGCTATTAAAGTGCAGTTGAATGAGATTTTGCGACACACAAGAACATGACTCACTTGAACCCCGAATATCAAACTTTGCCACCTCCTTTATACCACCCCATGCCTCTCTGCCCTTCTTTCACTCTCCGCTCTCTTTCCCTTTATCAAACCCAGCAGTCTGTTTCTACTTCCACAGTTCCTGGGAACTGTCCTCAATCGCCCAGTCCCTGACATTGGGCAGTGCCAGCGGTTCGCTCTTCACTGACAGTGAGTTGACCAGTTCGCAATGGAACTTGCGAATGTGTCGGTAGAGGTCCCCGGACTGCGTGAAGCGCCGTTCGCACCACTTGCAAGCGTGCGGCTTCTCACGCGTGTGCACCACTGCGTGGCGGCTGAGGTTGTGTGAATATTGGAAGCTCTTGCCGCAGGTGGTGCAGGTGTAGGGTTTCTCACCGGAGTGTGTCCGCTCGTGGCGCTTCAGCGTGTACATGCAGGAGAAGgtcttgctgcagatggtgcagGTGGGCACGTTGACGTCTCCAGCGGGCTTGGAGCGGATGCCCTCCTGCTCCCTGAAGTGGGAGCTGAGGTGAAGCTGGAGGATGTGCGGGGAGGGGAAAACCTTGTTACACAGCGGGCACATGAAGATCTGGGTGTGTTGAGCTGACAGCATGTTGGAGACATAGGGCAGCAGGGAACTATCCATGCTGGCCGCCTCGGCCTGGGCACGCTCATTTTCACCCCCCAGTATGTCCTCATCGTCTGCTGTGGCTGAAGGCTTCTCCTCCCGCTCCAGCTCTGAGGCCAGAGAGGCCTCTCGCAGAGCGGACAGGTGCGCTTCCAGGCCGAGCCTCCGCTGGGCCGACAGAGGCCCTCCGACCCCGTGGTGGGTCAGGCCCCCGTTGGTGCTGGGAACTGTCGCCTTGGTGATGCCGCTGTGCTCCATGTCATAGTCCCCACCTCCCAGTTCCTCTTCCTCGTCTGAAGCCACGCCCCTCTCCACTTTCACCCTCACAGCCAATGGGCTTTGGAGGCTGTCTGGTGTAGCTGCCCCGCTGAAATAGGACTGGTGGTGGTTACTGTGGTTGCTACCGGCAATCGGCTTGACCGACAGGTCCAGGACGCAGTCAGCCGCATCATTTGACACCCTCCTCCCCCTGCGCCCTCCACGAGAGCTCACGGAGTGGTGGGACCTCTGTGAGAGGGATCCAGTGGAGCTGGTGGGGCTGCCGGCCGGGGAGAGCagtttccctccctcccccagcCCTTCCCCACCCTGCATTTCCGCCTCGCCATGCCCTGGGCTGGTTGTAGCCATGGCTGGTGTCCCTGGTCTGTCCGCAGACGGCAGCCTCAGCCACAGCGGTCCTCCCTCagccttcccctcctcctcttcatcactgtGCAGCAGGTCAGCTGTAGCAGGCCGGTCTGTAGAACCATCTGATAGACTGTCAGCCTTATCGGAGCAGCTGGACCCACCATCTTCCTCTCTGCGCGTGCTGTCTGCCTCGGCCGTGGCCTTCTGCTTCAAACGTTTCTTACACACCTTGACAATGTCATACATGTGCAAGTAGCTGGCTGCTGCCAGCACATCCTCTACGGGAAGGTCCTGGAACTGCAGCTTGCCCTCATACATGAACTCCAGGAGCAGGGAAAAGGCCGGGGCTGTGACAATGTCGCTGTTGAGGTGCACCACGTCTCTCTTGTCCAGCTGGTCCTTGTAGAAGAGGTGAAAGTACATGCTGCAGGAGGCCAACACAGCACGGTGGGCCCGGAACTGGGCATCACCCACCAGCACCGTGGAGTCACACAGGAAGCCCTGGTGCCGCTGCTCGCT
This region of Siniperca chuatsi isolate FFG_IHB_CAS linkage group LG11, ASM2008510v1, whole genome shotgun sequence genomic DNA includes:
- the zbtb18 gene encoding zinc finger and BTB domain-containing protein 18 isoform X3 yields the protein MEFPDHSRHLLQCLSEQRHQGFLCDSTVLVGDAQFRAHRAVLASCSMYFHLFYKDQLDKRDVVHLNSDIVTAPAFSLLLEFMYEGKLQFQDLPVEDVLAAASYLHMYDIVKVCKKRLKQKATAEADSTRREEDGGSSCSDKADSLSDGSTDRPATADLLHSDEEEEGKAEGGPLWLRLPSADRPGTPAMATTSPGHGEAEMQGGEGLGEGGKLLSPAGSPTSSTGSLSQRSHHSVSSRGGRRGRRVSNDAADCVLDLSVKPIAGSNHSNHHQSYFSGAATPDSLQSPLAVRVKVERGVASDEEEELGGGDYDMEHSGITKATVPSTNGGLTHHGVGGPLSAQRRLGLEAHLSALREASLASELEREEKPSATADDEDILGGENERAQAEAASMDSSLLPYVSNMLSAQHTQIFMCPLCNKVFPSPHILQLHLSSHFREQEGIRSKPAGDVNVPTCTICSKTFSCMYTLKRHERTHSGEKPYTCTTCGKSFQYSHNLSRHAVVHTREKPHACKWCERRFTQSGDLYRHIRKFHCELVNSLSVKSEPLALPNVRDWAIEDSSQELWK
- the zbtb18 gene encoding zinc finger and BTB domain-containing protein 18 isoform X2, with translation MHTAAGYEDGRMEFPDHSRHLLQCLSEQRHQGFLCDSTVLVGDAQFRAHRAVLASCSMYFHLFYKDQLDKRDVVHLNSDIVTAPAFSLLLEFMYEGKLQFQDLPVEDVLAAASYLHMYDIVKVCKKRLKQKATAEADSTRREEDGGSSCSDKADSLSDGSTDRPATADLLHSDEEEEGKAEGGPLWLRLPSADRPGTPAMATTSPGHGEAEMQGGEGLGEGGKLLSPAGSPTSSTGSLSQRSHHSVSSRGGRRGRRVSNDAADCVLDLSVKPIAGSNHSNHHQSYFSGAATPDSLQSPLAVRVKVERGVASDEEEELGGGDYDMEHSGITKATVPSTNGGLTHHGVGGPLSAQRRLGLEAHLSALREASLASELEREEKPSATADDEDILGGENERAQAEAASMDSSLLPYVSNMLSAQHTQIFMCPLCNKVFPSPHILQLHLSSHFREQEGIRSKPAGDVNVPTCTICSKTFSCMYTLKRHERTHSGEKPYTCTTCGKSFQYSHNLSRHAVVHTREKPHACKWCERRFTQSGDLYRHIRKFHCELVNSLSVKSEPLALPNVRDWAIEDSSQELWK
- the zbtb18 gene encoding zinc finger and BTB domain-containing protein 18 isoform X1, whose amino-acid sequence is MYFLRQDKSTWLTGYEDGRMEFPDHSRHLLQCLSEQRHQGFLCDSTVLVGDAQFRAHRAVLASCSMYFHLFYKDQLDKRDVVHLNSDIVTAPAFSLLLEFMYEGKLQFQDLPVEDVLAAASYLHMYDIVKVCKKRLKQKATAEADSTRREEDGGSSCSDKADSLSDGSTDRPATADLLHSDEEEEGKAEGGPLWLRLPSADRPGTPAMATTSPGHGEAEMQGGEGLGEGGKLLSPAGSPTSSTGSLSQRSHHSVSSRGGRRGRRVSNDAADCVLDLSVKPIAGSNHSNHHQSYFSGAATPDSLQSPLAVRVKVERGVASDEEEELGGGDYDMEHSGITKATVPSTNGGLTHHGVGGPLSAQRRLGLEAHLSALREASLASELEREEKPSATADDEDILGGENERAQAEAASMDSSLLPYVSNMLSAQHTQIFMCPLCNKVFPSPHILQLHLSSHFREQEGIRSKPAGDVNVPTCTICSKTFSCMYTLKRHERTHSGEKPYTCTTCGKSFQYSHNLSRHAVVHTREKPHACKWCERRFTQSGDLYRHIRKFHCELVNSLSVKSEPLALPNVRDWAIEDSSQELWK